Proteins from a genomic interval of Heteronotia binoei isolate CCM8104 ecotype False Entrance Well chromosome 5, APGP_CSIRO_Hbin_v1, whole genome shotgun sequence:
- the HNRNPH1 gene encoding heterogeneous nuclear ribonucleoprotein H isoform X8: MSTEGETETTLTSSMMLNTEGGEGYVVKVRGLPWSCSADEVQRFFSECKILNGSSGVRFIYTREGRPSGEAFVELETEEDVKLALKKDRETMGHRYVEVFKSNNVEMDWVLKHTGPNSPDTANDGFVRLRGLPFGCSKEEIVQFFSGLEIVPNGITLPVDFQGRSTGEAFVQFASQEIAEKALKKHKERIGHRYIEIFKSSRAEVRTHYDPPRKLMAMQRPGPYDRPGVGRGYNSLGRGSGFERMRRGAYGGGYGGYDDYNGYNDGYGFGSDRFGRGMSDHRYGDGSSTFQSTTGHCVHMRGLPYRATENDIYNFFSPLNPVRVHIEIGPDGRVTGEADVEFATHEDAVAAMSKDKANMQHRYVELFLNSTAGGSGGAYGSQMMGAMVKETEGVVQDWNTNTLAGSQSSYGGPANQQLSGGYGGGYGGQSSMSGYGNQSAMNSSYYSSGNRASMGVNGMAGMSNMSNMSGGWGM; encoded by the exons ATGT CAACAGAAGGCGAAACTGAGACTACGCTCACTTCCAGTATGATGCTAAACACCGAAGGCGGAGAGGGTTATGTCGTGAAAGTGCGTGGGCTGCCCTGGTCCTGCTCTGCGGATGAGGTACAGAGATTTTTTTCGG AATGCAAAATACTAAATGGATCTTCAGGGGTCCGTTTTATCTACACAAGGGAAGGAAGACCAAGTGGAGAAGCATTTGTTGAACTGGAAACCGAAGAAGATGTGAAGCTAGCACTGAAAAAAGACAGAGAAACAATGGGACACAGATATGTTGAAG TCTTCAAGTCAAACAACGTTGAAATGGATTGGGTTCTGAAGCATACTGGTCCTAACAGCCCTGATACTGCTAATGATGGTTTTGTACGGCTTAGAGGACTTCCATTTGGTTGTAGCAAGGAAGAAATTGTTCAATTCTTCTCAG GGTTGGAAATCGTGCCAAATGGGATAACATTGCCGGTGGACTTCCAGGGGAGGAGTACGGGGGAGGCCTTCGTGCAGTTTGCTTCACAGGAAATAGCTGAAAAGGCTCTAAAGAAACACAAGGAAAGAATAGGGCACAG GTACATTGAAATCTTCAAGAGCAGCAGAGCAGAAGTGCGTACTCATTATGATCCTCCCCGCAAACTAATGGCCATGCAGAGGCCAGGTCCTTATGACCGGCCAGGCGTGGGAAGAGGCTATAATAGCCTTGGCCGAGGAAGTGGATTTGAAAGAATGAGGCGTGGTGCTTATGGTGGAG GCTATGGTGGCTATGATGACTACAATGGGTATAATGATGGCTATGGCTTTGGATCTGATAGATTTGGAAGAG GAATGTCAGACCATAGGTATGGCGATGGATCCTCCACTTTTCAAAGCACAACTGGTCACTGTGTACATATGAGAGGATTACCATACAGAGCTACAGAGAATGACATTTACAAT TTCTTTTCACCTTTGAATCCTGTAAGAGTCCACATTGAAATTGGACCTGATGGTCGAGTAACAGGGGAGGCAGATGTTGAGTTTGCTACTCATGAGGATGCTGTTGCTGCAATGTCTAAAGACAAAGCAAATATGC AACACAGATATGTAGAACTCTTCTTGAATTCTACAGCTGGAGGAAGTGGTGGTGCATATGGCAGTCAGATGATGGGAGCAATGG TCAAGGAGACAGAAGGTGTAGTTCAGGACTGGAACACTAACACGCTGGCAG GAAGCCAATCCAGTTACGGTGGTCCAGCTAACCAACAGTTGAGTGGAGGTTATGGAGGAGGCTACGGTGGTCAAAGCAGCATGAGCGGATATG GTAACCAGAGTGCAATGAACAGCAGCTACTATAGTAGCGGCAATCGGGCATCCATGGGAGTGAACGGCATGGCTGGAATGTCTAACATGTCCAATATGAGTGGTGGTTGGGGAATGTAA
- the HNRNPH1 gene encoding heterogeneous nuclear ribonucleoprotein H isoform X7: MSTEGETETTLTSSMMLNTEGGEGYVVKVRGLPWSCSADEVQRFFSECKILNGSSGVRFIYTREGRPSGEAFVELETEEDVKLALKKDRETMGHRYVEVFKSNNVEMDWVLKHTGPNSPDTANDGFVRLRGLPFGCSKEEIVQFFSGLEIVPNGITLPVDFQGRSTGEAFVQFASQEIAEKALKKHKERIGHRYIEIFKSSRAEVRTHYDPPRKLMAMQRPGPYDRPGVGRGYNSLGRGSGFERMRRGAYGGGYGGYDDYNGYNDGYGFGSDRFGREWTLLSTGMSDHRYGDGSSTFQSTTGHCVHMRGLPYRATENDIYNFFSPLNPVRVHIEIGPDGRVTGEADVEFATHEDAVAAMSKDKANMQHRYVELFLNSTAGGSGGAYGSQMMGAMVKETEGVVQDWNTNTLAGSQSSYGGPANQQLSGGYGGGYGGQSSMSGYGNQSAMNSSYYSSGNRASMGVNGMAGMSNMSNMSGGWGM, encoded by the exons ATGT CAACAGAAGGCGAAACTGAGACTACGCTCACTTCCAGTATGATGCTAAACACCGAAGGCGGAGAGGGTTATGTCGTGAAAGTGCGTGGGCTGCCCTGGTCCTGCTCTGCGGATGAGGTACAGAGATTTTTTTCGG AATGCAAAATACTAAATGGATCTTCAGGGGTCCGTTTTATCTACACAAGGGAAGGAAGACCAAGTGGAGAAGCATTTGTTGAACTGGAAACCGAAGAAGATGTGAAGCTAGCACTGAAAAAAGACAGAGAAACAATGGGACACAGATATGTTGAAG TCTTCAAGTCAAACAACGTTGAAATGGATTGGGTTCTGAAGCATACTGGTCCTAACAGCCCTGATACTGCTAATGATGGTTTTGTACGGCTTAGAGGACTTCCATTTGGTTGTAGCAAGGAAGAAATTGTTCAATTCTTCTCAG GGTTGGAAATCGTGCCAAATGGGATAACATTGCCGGTGGACTTCCAGGGGAGGAGTACGGGGGAGGCCTTCGTGCAGTTTGCTTCACAGGAAATAGCTGAAAAGGCTCTAAAGAAACACAAGGAAAGAATAGGGCACAG GTACATTGAAATCTTCAAGAGCAGCAGAGCAGAAGTGCGTACTCATTATGATCCTCCCCGCAAACTAATGGCCATGCAGAGGCCAGGTCCTTATGACCGGCCAGGCGTGGGAAGAGGCTATAATAGCCTTGGCCGAGGAAGTGGATTTGAAAGAATGAGGCGTGGTGCTTATGGTGGAG GCTATGGTGGCTATGATGACTACAATGGGTATAATGATGGCTATGGCTTTGGATCTGATAGATTTGGAAGAG AATGGACTCTTCTCTCCACAGGAATGTCAGACCATAGGTATGGCGATGGATCCTCCACTTTTCAAAGCACAACTGGTCACTGTGTACATATGAGAGGATTACCATACAGAGCTACAGAGAATGACATTTACAAT TTCTTTTCACCTTTGAATCCTGTAAGAGTCCACATTGAAATTGGACCTGATGGTCGAGTAACAGGGGAGGCAGATGTTGAGTTTGCTACTCATGAGGATGCTGTTGCTGCAATGTCTAAAGACAAAGCAAATATGC AACACAGATATGTAGAACTCTTCTTGAATTCTACAGCTGGAGGAAGTGGTGGTGCATATGGCAGTCAGATGATGGGAGCAATGG TCAAGGAGACAGAAGGTGTAGTTCAGGACTGGAACACTAACACGCTGGCAG GAAGCCAATCCAGTTACGGTGGTCCAGCTAACCAACAGTTGAGTGGAGGTTATGGAGGAGGCTACGGTGGTCAAAGCAGCATGAGCGGATATG GTAACCAGAGTGCAATGAACAGCAGCTACTATAGTAGCGGCAATCGGGCATCCATGGGAGTGAACGGCATGGCTGGAATGTCTAACATGTCCAATATGAGTGGTGGTTGGGGAATGTAA
- the HNRNPH1 gene encoding heterogeneous nuclear ribonucleoprotein H isoform X9 — MMLNTEGGEGYVVKVRGLPWSCSADEVQRFFSECKILNGSSGVRFIYTREGRPSGEAFVELETEEDVKLALKKDRETMGHRYVEVFKSNNVEMDWVLKHTGPNSPDTANDGFVRLRGLPFGCSKEEIVQFFSGLEIVPNGITLPVDFQGRSTGEAFVQFASQEIAEKALKKHKERIGHRYIEIFKSSRAEVRTHYDPPRKLMAMQRPGPYDRPGVGRGYNSLGRGSGFERMRRGAYGGGYGGYDDYNGYNDGYGFGSDRFGREWTLLSTGMSDHRYGDGSSTFQSTTGHCVHMRGLPYRATENDIYNFFSPLNPVRVHIEIGPDGRVTGEADVEFATHEDAVAAMSKDKANMQHRYVELFLNSTAGGSGGAYGSQMMGAMVKETEGVVQDWNTNTLAGSQSSYGGPANQQLSGGYGGGYGGQSSMSGYGNQSAMNSSYYSSGNRASMGVNGMAGMSNMSNMSGGWGM, encoded by the exons ATGATGCTAAACACCGAAGGCGGAGAGGGTTATGTCGTGAAAGTGCGTGGGCTGCCCTGGTCCTGCTCTGCGGATGAGGTACAGAGATTTTTTTCGG AATGCAAAATACTAAATGGATCTTCAGGGGTCCGTTTTATCTACACAAGGGAAGGAAGACCAAGTGGAGAAGCATTTGTTGAACTGGAAACCGAAGAAGATGTGAAGCTAGCACTGAAAAAAGACAGAGAAACAATGGGACACAGATATGTTGAAG TCTTCAAGTCAAACAACGTTGAAATGGATTGGGTTCTGAAGCATACTGGTCCTAACAGCCCTGATACTGCTAATGATGGTTTTGTACGGCTTAGAGGACTTCCATTTGGTTGTAGCAAGGAAGAAATTGTTCAATTCTTCTCAG GGTTGGAAATCGTGCCAAATGGGATAACATTGCCGGTGGACTTCCAGGGGAGGAGTACGGGGGAGGCCTTCGTGCAGTTTGCTTCACAGGAAATAGCTGAAAAGGCTCTAAAGAAACACAAGGAAAGAATAGGGCACAG GTACATTGAAATCTTCAAGAGCAGCAGAGCAGAAGTGCGTACTCATTATGATCCTCCCCGCAAACTAATGGCCATGCAGAGGCCAGGTCCTTATGACCGGCCAGGCGTGGGAAGAGGCTATAATAGCCTTGGCCGAGGAAGTGGATTTGAAAGAATGAGGCGTGGTGCTTATGGTGGAG GCTATGGTGGCTATGATGACTACAATGGGTATAATGATGGCTATGGCTTTGGATCTGATAGATTTGGAAGAG AATGGACTCTTCTCTCCACAGGAATGTCAGACCATAGGTATGGCGATGGATCCTCCACTTTTCAAAGCACAACTGGTCACTGTGTACATATGAGAGGATTACCATACAGAGCTACAGAGAATGACATTTACAAT TTCTTTTCACCTTTGAATCCTGTAAGAGTCCACATTGAAATTGGACCTGATGGTCGAGTAACAGGGGAGGCAGATGTTGAGTTTGCTACTCATGAGGATGCTGTTGCTGCAATGTCTAAAGACAAAGCAAATATGC AACACAGATATGTAGAACTCTTCTTGAATTCTACAGCTGGAGGAAGTGGTGGTGCATATGGCAGTCAGATGATGGGAGCAATGG TCAAGGAGACAGAAGGTGTAGTTCAGGACTGGAACACTAACACGCTGGCAG GAAGCCAATCCAGTTACGGTGGTCCAGCTAACCAACAGTTGAGTGGAGGTTATGGAGGAGGCTACGGTGGTCAAAGCAGCATGAGCGGATATG GTAACCAGAGTGCAATGAACAGCAGCTACTATAGTAGCGGCAATCGGGCATCCATGGGAGTGAACGGCATGGCTGGAATGTCTAACATGTCCAATATGAGTGGTGGTTGGGGAATGTAA
- the HNRNPH1 gene encoding heterogeneous nuclear ribonucleoprotein H isoform X10, which yields MMLNTEGGEGYVVKVRGLPWSCSADEVQRFFSECKILNGSSGVRFIYTREGRPSGEAFVELETEEDVKLALKKDRETMGHRYVEVFKSNNVEMDWVLKHTGPNSPDTANDGFVRLRGLPFGCSKEEIVQFFSGLEIVPNGITLPVDFQGRSTGEAFVQFASQEIAEKALKKHKERIGHRYIEIFKSSRAEVRTHYDPPRKLMAMQRPGPYDRPGVGRGYNSLGRGSGFERMRRGAYGGGYGGYDDYNGYNDGYGFGSDRFGRGMSDHRYGDGSSTFQSTTGHCVHMRGLPYRATENDIYNFFSPLNPVRVHIEIGPDGRVTGEADVEFATHEDAVAAMSKDKANMQHRYVELFLNSTAGGSGGAYGSQMMGAMVKETEGVVQDWNTNTLAGSQSSYGGPANQQLSGGYGGGYGGQSSMSGYGNQSAMNSSYYSSGNRASMGVNGMAGMSNMSNMSGGWGM from the exons ATGATGCTAAACACCGAAGGCGGAGAGGGTTATGTCGTGAAAGTGCGTGGGCTGCCCTGGTCCTGCTCTGCGGATGAGGTACAGAGATTTTTTTCGG AATGCAAAATACTAAATGGATCTTCAGGGGTCCGTTTTATCTACACAAGGGAAGGAAGACCAAGTGGAGAAGCATTTGTTGAACTGGAAACCGAAGAAGATGTGAAGCTAGCACTGAAAAAAGACAGAGAAACAATGGGACACAGATATGTTGAAG TCTTCAAGTCAAACAACGTTGAAATGGATTGGGTTCTGAAGCATACTGGTCCTAACAGCCCTGATACTGCTAATGATGGTTTTGTACGGCTTAGAGGACTTCCATTTGGTTGTAGCAAGGAAGAAATTGTTCAATTCTTCTCAG GGTTGGAAATCGTGCCAAATGGGATAACATTGCCGGTGGACTTCCAGGGGAGGAGTACGGGGGAGGCCTTCGTGCAGTTTGCTTCACAGGAAATAGCTGAAAAGGCTCTAAAGAAACACAAGGAAAGAATAGGGCACAG GTACATTGAAATCTTCAAGAGCAGCAGAGCAGAAGTGCGTACTCATTATGATCCTCCCCGCAAACTAATGGCCATGCAGAGGCCAGGTCCTTATGACCGGCCAGGCGTGGGAAGAGGCTATAATAGCCTTGGCCGAGGAAGTGGATTTGAAAGAATGAGGCGTGGTGCTTATGGTGGAG GCTATGGTGGCTATGATGACTACAATGGGTATAATGATGGCTATGGCTTTGGATCTGATAGATTTGGAAGAG GAATGTCAGACCATAGGTATGGCGATGGATCCTCCACTTTTCAAAGCACAACTGGTCACTGTGTACATATGAGAGGATTACCATACAGAGCTACAGAGAATGACATTTACAAT TTCTTTTCACCTTTGAATCCTGTAAGAGTCCACATTGAAATTGGACCTGATGGTCGAGTAACAGGGGAGGCAGATGTTGAGTTTGCTACTCATGAGGATGCTGTTGCTGCAATGTCTAAAGACAAAGCAAATATGC AACACAGATATGTAGAACTCTTCTTGAATTCTACAGCTGGAGGAAGTGGTGGTGCATATGGCAGTCAGATGATGGGAGCAATGG TCAAGGAGACAGAAGGTGTAGTTCAGGACTGGAACACTAACACGCTGGCAG GAAGCCAATCCAGTTACGGTGGTCCAGCTAACCAACAGTTGAGTGGAGGTTATGGAGGAGGCTACGGTGGTCAAAGCAGCATGAGCGGATATG GTAACCAGAGTGCAATGAACAGCAGCTACTATAGTAGCGGCAATCGGGCATCCATGGGAGTGAACGGCATGGCTGGAATGTCTAACATGTCCAATATGAGTGGTGGTTGGGGAATGTAA